From the Asterias amurensis chromosome 1, ASM3211899v1 genome, the window CCGAGATCGGGGTCATCGCAGCTTCGAGCGCCTTGGCAAATGACTGGGCAAGAGAGGACTGGTCAATAGACCTTCTCCGGACAACCCGAGGGGAAGTACCCGGTCCTTGGGGTCTGCGTCCCGGTAATGATCCAGGGGCGAGAGACGAGCGCCGTCTCTGCTGACCGGAGTTTGAGGCAGCAGGGGAACGTCTTCTCGGTGTCGGCATCTCATGCTCTGACGTTGACTGTGCGGCATGAGGCCGAAGATTTGCCAGCTCGTCCTCCTGCTCGTCATCGTCTCCTGCATCTGATGATGACAACTCGTCCTCGTCCTCGCTACTACTGAGGACAACATGCAGGACGGGAAAGACACTCAAGTTGACACTTTTATGACCCGTGGATTCTAACTTGATTCTGCCCGTCAGGTAGTTGGTAGTGACGACAGAGTGACGTCTCGTTTCAGTTTGTACCTGTATGGTATCTTTCTCCGCAGCCTCTGTACATTTCTGCATGAGTAGCGGGAAGAGTCCACGGTATCCTGCGGCACCTCCGCTAACGATGGTGCTGAAGGGTTTATACGCCCAGTCGTCAATATCAACGGGCTGTTCAATCGCTAAGACGGGTAGCTGTCCGTCCGTCGGATCCATACAGGTACATCTCGGTGCAATCGGCCTTCGCAATATCTTCTTACACACCTTTGGCTCGTCGTTCATTTGTGATGTACGGTTGGCGGCTTTGATGCACATATCACAAGGTCCTCTTGGTATTAGGCTTTCCTTTTTACTTCTTTCAAATCTTGCCGCTTGTCGTTGTTTCTCCTCTTCCAGCCGACTTTGCTCCTCATCATCGAGTCTTTCCTCCCGTTTCGATGATGCATTTTGCAGCTTCTTCTGTGCACGGCGCTGGATGTGTTCCAATTCAGTGTAATTTTTTGAACTGAAAAATCCTTCATTCGGCGTATTCCTGCCGCTCTGTGGTGACTTTGGTATCGACCTTTCtcttaacatttttgtttctcagACACAGGTTAATTTCAAGCTTCCTGAATTAAGATGTTGGATGTATGTTGTGTTAAAAAATACATGGCACACAAACACACGTCAACGAAATCGCTATGGCACAGTGGTAACAATGCGCGCACGCGTTGCACTGTCTCCTGTGACGTCTTActttaattattaaaaactcTCAAGCAAAAATAAAGGAAGGATTCATCAAGCCACGCGTGGTTACTTGCTTTGAGATGGGGCGAGAGTTCGAAGTCCAAGTCGCGCACTGACTGCAGCCCTTCAATTCAAACAAAATTCAGTAGGTCAATACCCATACCATGGTTAATGCACACTAAACCTTGGCAACCAACAGAGTACGTTGAGGGCACCGGGTTTTTGTTGGTGGGACTTAGCTGGAAAACCCTGCACTGCACATTACGTAACTTTGAAATAATTTACATTATGGGTAGCTAAATTTTCGAGACTAGGGATGCTTCTCACGTCGTGGGAATGCTCTGACGCCACCTCTGAACTTCCAAACCAATCTTGAGATTTGATTGGCCTATTAACCGGGTCCAGTTCGGCCAACCCTGTCGTCCTTACTCCTATCCTAGATAAAGGATGGCCGGTTGATGCTTGTATCAAACACGACTGGCAAAAGGTCATGACCAGTAGGCTAAGCACTCTACGGGATGAAGTTAAAGTTTTTCATGATACAGAAGCTCTCGCTGGGGAAGTTGAGCCATGCATTTGCAATGAGATTTTCAGAGCAACTGGTCTGGTGAAGTTGTTCATATTATTTTGACCACAGGTAGATGAAGAAATTATGCACAAAGGTTGCTTTAAAACCTGtcatataataataacatggtTCATTTAAACTCAATAATAGTAGAGAGACTAAAACTGTTTCATTCTCTGCAGAGGGAAATGTAGTTCAGATCATGGAGCCACCACAGAGTTATGCAAAACATTCAAAAGTTTAGATTTTGCTTGCAATGAACTCACTGGCaaactaaaagtaggcctaATCTATTGCGGGAGTGGCTATACAATTTAACAAACTTTGAATAGTGTGACATAAAGACATACAGACATTCATCTCAAAACTAAAGAAATAACTTTGCTTGCAGAAAAAAGCTTGCACAAGAAAACAAAGTACACCTGGAGTAAAATTCATTCACACACCGCGGGATGGGACAATGAAGAGTCAAGGTTTTTGCTAGCAGCCTCTAGTCTTCTTCTTTGACTTCTAATAATGACTTAGTCTTGTTGTATTGCATAGCCTTTATCGAGTTTTGTGCATGCGAGTTATTTTGCACTGCGATAATGTTCTCGCTCTTCTTCACATTATTTGCAAACAACTGTTTATCACATGTCAAAACAGTCGACttgtttatttacaaaacaGCTGATGATGAGTTTTGTTGTACCGCCCTCTTGTGAGTAAGATTACCTACACATTTTATAAAGCTAAAGTTGACCAGTCTCATTCTCTTTTAGTTTGCATTTTACTAAATAATTCACATCAAATGCCTACAAGAATCTGCTAGGAGGGTTTCTGATAACCAAGTAAGGATTTTTCATTGCATTTCTGACTAAACCAGATTTAGTTATGCTTCTTCAGGGATTATAAATCTTGAGAACGCTGAGGCCGAACGATATAGCTTCCTTTGGACTAGGACAAGTTTAGTAAAAAAGGCCACTCTCAAAGTCACTACTGCCATGTGAAATTATTTATGATCTCCAAGACTCCATCCAACTCCGCTCTCACAAACAGTTACACTTCCCAGAAGGATACGTGTTGGCTTGTTTTCCGTTACTCCACACTATACACTGATCTATTGAACTTGAAAAAGGTAAGTTGTACGATAATGGAATTGTGCTTTAACAATTTTTTCTTGCCAACGGATCAGCGGTTGTTGTCGGTACGGATGCCATTGGTACCACACGTAACGCCGTTATTTTCAGAGTGTGAAGTGCTTTTTATGAATGATGGTCGGATCAGTCTATGGTCGGATTGCCGGCTGATTAAGTTACTGCCTAGGCTGGCTCTGTTGGTTGGGAAGACTACCTCAATTTTTGGATCATATTCAAGTAGAAATCATAGAGTCCATGATCTTTCTTGGTTTACTCAGTTGGGGCCCTCATCAGTTGTTAAGTCCTCCATTTGTTGGACGGGATTGCATTTCACATTATACTTTTATATTGTAGACGATCAATTCATTGTTACAATTGACCCATACATATGTTTGAAGTTAGTTGAACAAACATGTGTCTAATGATGGTATTTAAACAAACTGATTCTATTGAATATGGAGGAAGTGttgtttcttcatttttatttataaatgtcTTCCTTTGTCGCTAGCCAATCGGTGAAGACAAGTACTTTATGATTGTTATTTAGTCTGCTGAGCTGAGGAGATTGGAAATTGACTATGTAAACTTGTTTAGTACTACTGTACTACTCTATATATGAACAGGAACAACAGTATGAGTCATGGGTGGTTGACTGTTGTATGATCGGCAAGGAAGTGTAATTTATATTAGGCACAAACTCTGTAGAAGGTGTAGACACCGATTCGGGGATGTTACCTGGGAGGGATCCCAgcaaataaaaccaaataaaacCAGAAAAAAAGTGTCTGGACGTTATTAGCTATGATTGTTTATTTGACGGAAGCTTGCAGTAGAATATATTATGATTTTCATTTGACGAGCGATAGCACCAAGGCATTGGCAAGTAAAGTGCATGCTCTGACAATAAAAATGGCGGATGCGAGTGAGTTATTTAAGAATTTATAGCTAATGAGTGTTGACTTAGAAATTTTACCACTGAGCTTAGGTCTGTAGCGAGATGCGGCAATAATTCACAAGTTTCTCTGTGGATAGCGCCTTAtacattgttataaaatgtttttaagaaaatgGGAAAAGAAGTGAAAACAGAAGGTCGTCAAGAAaaaggggagggggtggggtctTGACCCAATTGACTGTATGAACTGTACAAACCCATTTTTTTCAGAATGATgtcatttgatgttttttgttgacaaaTCAGTTATCAAGTGCACCTTATAATTTCAATTACCGGTTTCAATACAAGCAAGTTGACTTTTGAGCCTTCAaatgttattttctcaacttgAAAAATACTTTGGACAAAATGTTTTTctggaaattaaaacaaattgtatacaAATAACAATTGTGCAGGACCTCTTAGTTTATAATGCAGGATCTTAAAATAAGAAATTCAACCACAGAAACCATCATTTGCAAAATTGTGCTTGTTTGGTTTTCTATCATAAAGCACACTTTGGTTTAACAGTAAAATTGCAAACTAAAATTCCTTGTGTAGGCCTATAATATTTACAGCGTCTGTGCTTTTCAAGATGTTAATTGATTATGGCATTTGA encodes:
- the LOC139935253 gene encoding uncharacterized protein — its product is MLRERSIPKSPQSGRNTPNEGFFSSKNYTELEHIQRRAQKKLQNASSKREERLDDEEQSRLEEEKQRQAARFERSKKESLIPRGPCDMCIKAANRTSQMNDEPKVCKKILRRPIAPRCTCMDPTDGQLPVLAIEQPVDIDDWAYKPFSTIVSGGAAGYRGLFPLLMQKCTEAAEKDTIQVQTETRRHSVVTTNYLTGRIKLESTGHKSVNLSVFPVLHVVLSSSEDEDELSSSDAGDDDEQEDELANLRPHAAQSTSEHEMPTPRRRSPAASNSGQQRRRSSLAPGSLPGRRPQGPGTSPRVVRRRSIDQSSLAQSFAKALEAAMTPISEEEKRAVSPGEEFDVKHAEETMIHMAQNLQTLEKFLQGGSTSSVSDVSSSDDSL